Within Citrus sinensis cultivar Valencia sweet orange chromosome 1, DVS_A1.0, whole genome shotgun sequence, the genomic segment GTTAAAGAACTGAAATTACCAactaattattcaatattacttattcaaaatcataataacCTCGGAGGTGGGGCCGGAATTTTGAACAGAAGAAGATTCATTATTAAGAAGCGGCCATCTTTGTTTTGAAAGAGATTCCCATATGCAATCTGACCCGCATAAGTTTCTCCAAAACCGTGAGCAGCATCCCAACGCACACACTTCGGATTCCTTAATTTTCCCAAACCCAGAATCAAAATCGTTAATTTACcccataaataataataataataataataacaaaaaaaacaaaaattaagtcaTTTATAATTGATGGGTCAATTCAACCTCGAGGaaagatataattttgaaGGCGATATCTTCAGGAAGGCAGCTTTGTATTATACACTGCCTCTGCttcattttggattttattCTCTTGATACtgtgaatttttttcccccttgaGTTTTGgattgaaatgaaatgaataattGTAGCGAATTGTATGTATCACATGGCATCCAGAATTCCAGATGAAACTTAAAACGCTGAAATTTATGGGTGCCTTTGTTAACGAGAAAGAAAGATTTATGTAAGTGGAATGGAGAACGTGAGTTTCATTTTAGAAACATTTTGACTTTTTTGAGATTCCAGGTGACGCACGGTCCTGATTTCCTTGACATCGTGTAAGCACTACGCTGATCTGAGCcgcttaaaataatttgaatccGACGTGGATGCGTAGttcaagatttttaaaaactgTAGACGACGTGTCTTGTACGTGATTATCATGTAAACGACGTGCAGTACCAATTTTACTCCAGAGTAGAACGTAGATGACTTGTCGTTCAGGAAACTATCTAATAAGCGACATGAAGTAAAGGTTCTCCTCCTCTTTGTAGAAAGGGAGCAAATGATCTGCTGTGGagtgaaaattgaatttcatgtCGGGtaagaaattatatattatagatGATATGTATTACACCTTTTACTCCAAAGTAAAATTCAGATGACATGTCGGCTctataatagttttttttttttttacattttttattgaattgcattttaattaatttttgattgAAAATCTACCAGAACCTCTTTAATTAAGTATGTGCTTATAATGAGACCAAtctattttgaataattttttatttaactaatttattttgttacatcaatttatataaagaAATTGTAATGGTAGGCATTagtcaaaaataaatacgcaTGAAGCCGACAATaattgagaataaatttttttagaaagaCGTATGATTCTATAAAAGAGTTCGaatgtattttgatttttacaTTGTTCTCTtacatttattcattttcaacGAAGCCCAACACATCCTTTTTTTCCTAAAGAATGAAGCAAGAACTGATTTTGGTAAGAAAGCGATTAACACATACCTTATGAAATAAGATATAAAAGAatagatattttatattaattctttatttttcaatcactatatatattataaataaggaattgacaaaattatattttctcacTGACTTGATCAGAAAGATAGACAAGGACTCGAAAATAATCTGGCTATCTGCTGTTTATAGTTGAAGCttactaaaatttgaacatGTAGCTGAAATGTCCCCTCTTTGTTCTTCAGTTCTCTTCTCCCTGCTGGGATCTGGGTATTTCTTACTAGGTGGAGCCGAGCAGACGGGCACGACCGATCGGATATGAACCGCTGGTGCCATGTAGTGCCTTGAAGGCAAGCCTCCCTGGTTCCTCATTCCTTCTGGCCAAGGTCTTGATGAACAAAATGAAGCTGCAGTTCTCCGGGGTGGTGGAGCACGCACAAGAGGGTTCGAACTTTGGGGTCTGAGGCTGGCAGTGGATGCAGTGGCAGATGCTCTGATTGTCGTAGGAGCTGCAAATGAAGGTGGTACGGAACCTCTAACTGATCCTGAAGAACTTACCATAGTCGAGTTTCGTGGCCTAATATCAGACTGCAAGTTGTCCAAGCTAACGGTATTTTGCAAGCGGAACTTGTCCCCATCTTTGCTTATTGTTGTCGGTCTAAATCTGGCATCAATGAACCCAGGGGAAAACCAATTATCCTGTTCAGTTTGGTTGCGCTGCAGCTGGTTTGAGATTTCAGCATTGGGTGCAGAACTGACACTCTTCTCTTCACCCTTCTCTTGAAGGCCCTCCTGCATTCTCTGTTCCGATTGACTGTTGAAAGAAACCAAAGAATTTGGAATTTCACTTTGAGAGAGTCTCGGTACATTTGAAGGGCAGTTGTTTTGCCAACAATCAGAACCCCCATCACCCTTACGCCAATCCTCTTCCATTCGTGGGTTTTCTTCTATCTCTTGTATGGAGACTTGGGAAACATTCCTCACCGGAACAGGCATAACGCGGTTTGAAAAGTAGAGAAATGGCCCAATTTCTGGTACGAGGGAAACAGGTTGTTCAACCAGTGATGGAAAATAATATCCATGATCTGGCTGGAACATGGACCGGATAAATGGAAAAATTTGAGGTCTAGGGGAAGGGGAAGGTAAAGATGAAAGGGCCAACAAGTTCTCCTGCTGCCGGAATACTCTTTCTTGGGGACATGTTTGGTATAGAGATAATTCAGGGTAAAATGGAATGCAGTGCCAATTTTGGTGCTGTAAAGAGTTCAAAGATCTAGCATCACCATATGGGATTACCTCCCTCCGAATGGAAGCAGAAACCCCAATAGTTCGATGTTCTCGTTGAGAATTGTTTGTTTCTGGCCCTTTTAGAGTAGCAAGATAACGAGCAATAATTGCTTGATCCTGCTCATCATTTGTTCCGGACTCGGATGAAGGAGGTGAAAAAGAAGAGGATGAAAAAGCTGATTTTGCCTCTGCATGCAAACCCCAAGAAATATCAGATTGGACGTATGACGCATAAGttcttttagaaataaaagaatggaaaaaaaaatctgctgCAAATGGATTTAACATGCATTACAGCATCTATCCTGACCCTGACATGCAACAGTTCCAagtatttcatttcttttctctcctttacattcattttaataaatgtcaTTGTTCCATTGAGGTTGAAgaccaaaaagaagaagaagaagaagaatagaaTAAAAACGATAGAAGagtgagaaagaaagaagaaagtaTGGCATTTGATTAGTGCTATTCCCCTCTTTCTTTCTGATTTTTATAGGATGAGCTAACCATGCAAAGCTAACATATTGCCTTGTAGTCGGGCATGAGAAACAAAGCCACAGCACTCTgaaaagagaaggaaaaaaaagggaaaaaacaTACGTTTTTTCAAGGCCGACCAAGCAGCTAATGCTGCATTCTTCTGAGCTTGCTTCTTTGTTTTAGCTGGTTCTCCCGTAAAACTCACTCCGGCTAGCTCCACTGTGCAAGAGAAAACAGGACCATGGCCTGGTCCAGATCTGACAGTGGTGTAAACTGGCAGTTTCAACCCAGCTCTATGAGACGTCTCTTGAAGAAGATTTTTGTACACTCCAGTTTCATCCTGTGTTTTAGAGATCATTAAGTTGTGCAGGGATTAGTTTTGCAGTGGTGCTAAAATGCACCAACTCATGCAGAAAACAAAATGAGCCAACCgaaataattttgcttaacATTTCAGTGGGTTACTGTTTCAGATGTAAGATAAGGGtttcaaatataattacaGACTGAACCTTTGTACAAGGTGAGAGCAGCATTTGAATTGGCAGTTAAGTCTACATAAAAGGTTGcacattttttatcttttgtggTCTACTGAGGTTCATTAAGCCAACTTGCTGCACACTGGATGGAAGCCTCATCCAATACTCTGCCCTTTGGTAAGAACTAGAAAATGAGATGAAGTCTTTTCTCTTCCCAAAATTCGCCCTTTCCCTGGTGAACAGGAGTCAATCCATGATTACTTACACTGGTCAAAGGTTGACATTTTAAACAAAGTCTTCTGATATCCGCCAAAGACATACTAACCAGCCATGTGGCCATGTAATTAGTGTCATCTAACATTAAATCTTCATCTAAAAATCATTCAGTTATAGTCTAAGTTAATGGATAAACTAccataatttaaaagataGGAAGACATATGGTACCAGCCTCCTAAGAACAAAAGCCAAACCATTGGCATCACTATAAATACACCTAAGAATGAGTAAAAGGTAggtttgaaacttaaattcctctaatattatgaaatttcaTACATCTTCAGGTTCATAAATTCCTCTAATATTATGCACAGCACATACATTTACAAGCAGTGAGAAATCAATGCTATTAAATAATTCAGTATAGCTAGGTAAGCGAcaacataaaataaagagaagcaaaaaagaaaaaaaaaatgagttaaGCATATACCAATACTCTTGCAGCTAGCACTTTGGAGGGGCCTTTCTTTGAGAGAACATCAAGTGCAACCTCAGCTGCAGCATGTTCTGCTTGTCTAAGAGTACTGCAGAAGGTTGGGCTCTCAAATGTTTCCCCGTTAAAGTTAACTGCGGCTTTGAAGCGAGGGGCGTGGTCCGGTCCTTCTCGTATACAGGAATAAGACGGCAAGTTGAAACAGCTTCTCTGAGCTAATTCTTGCAACTGGTTCTTATACATCCCTGTGATTCCAGACGACCACTAGGgaatctaaaaaaatagatgaaaGATTCACTGCATCTTTTAGAGAAGAACAAGGAGTCAACTATCCCAACCACAGAAGTTTGAATTTTCTGCAGAAAAAAACTAGACATCCATATAGGAACTGTATAATAGCAACTCAAAGCGTCATATTTCAAATTCTAATTAACTACTCAAGCAACCCAACAAGAAACCGGAGAATGGCAATACTCCCGCTACAGTAACTAGCTCATTACAATCATATGCTTAACATGGCAAGGCAAAACAGTTTCAATTGAGTAAAATCATGAATAATGAATTAACACGACGATACTATATAGTATCTTAAGAGAGCACTTGACCTTAAAATGAGAGATTCTCCATTTCAGGCCAGTCCATAGTAAAATCATGAATAATGAATTAACATGTCAACAAATCAGGCAATAAAATtgttgagaaagaaagaataatctattaaataaccaagaaaaagaagtaaatGAAGGTGCGAAACATATGATAGTCTTTAAATCAGCTCATTTATCAAGCTCTATCTATCCATCCATACACATTTAACCAACAACCCAATGAATTGAACCGACACAGTATTTACTGCACATACTGAATTGAAGGTCAATAAAAGTTATTCACAGAGcctcattttaaattattatatacaaaAACCACACTCGATCAGATCGCCTATAGCAACAATTTACAATCCACAACTCGGTTCAGATTCAATAAACCCCAAAAGGGTCCCAAAATCTCAACTTTAATCCAAAAACCATTCGGCCTAGCTCCATAATAAATACCCAGATACAGAATCAACTTATAGACAACACCCAGTTAAACAAAATCTAAACTTGATctgtgaacaaaaaaaaaaaaagctttacCTTAAAAGGGTATCaagctttgaaattttttgacCCATGTGAAGGGTCGATCAATAGGAAGCAACATGATTAATCACTGAACAATTCAAGTACAAAATGATCTAAAACTTCTGATTGAGTTCTTATTCTTGATGTTGTTGTATTTGCTTTCTGTGTTGTTGCTGAAGTAAGTTTCTGATGCTTACTTGTTGAGCCACTATATGATGCTGTTGTAAGCTGACCAAAATGTTTCACTTCATTGAAGTAAATATGAAGTTACTTATATTTCACTACTggtacaaatttaaaaataaacagagaaatatgaaaagaaaGCTGTGGAGGTGCTGCTTTTAACATCAGCCATTAATGTTGTATTAAGTGGTGGTTTTGCTAATTCCCACCAACCgcactaaatattttaagcGCATTTATCTCCCTTCAATGTTGTTGTTATCTTGTGGCTTTTGTAATCTTTTCATTAAAACTCCATTCTTGTGCTGACTttcgtttattttatttatttattttaactttatttgcaactaaatttgtatttatgtatatagtcaattgaattattggtagtgtcgttaaggtgcaccaaatttaaaaccttaccactaatataaataattagtacagaacgagtaaggatcgatcccacagagactatgctagttatatttattattaactccaaagcaagatttaaaataaaataatagtaatagtaataataatataaattagtctaactaaagaaaatatcaattaaaaataaaagaggggtttatgaatttttaactaaatagtaagaaatagataaattaaaattacgaacaagaatttaataaaaactctaattaaaggagaaagaaataataatgatgaaaa encodes:
- the LOC102611920 gene encoding double-stranded RNA-binding protein 2-like, whose translation is MYKNQLQELAQRSCFNLPSYSCIREGPDHAPRFKAAVNFNGETFESPTFCSTLRQAEHAAAEVALDVLSKKGPSKVLAARVLDETGVYKNLLQETSHRAGLKLPVYTTVRSGPGHGPVFSCTVELAGVSFTGEPAKTKKQAQKNAALAAWSALKKQAKSAFSSSSFSPPSSESGTNDEQDQAIIARYLATLKGPETNNSQREHRTIGVSASIRREVIPYGDARSLNSLQHQNWHCIPFYPELSLYQTCPQERVFRQQENLLALSSLPSPSPRPQIFPFIRSMFQPDHGYYFPSLVEQPVSLVPEIGPFLYFSNRVMPVPVRNVSQVSIQEIEENPRMEEDWRKGDGGSDCWQNNCPSNVPRLSQSEIPNSLVSFNSQSEQRMQEGLQEKGEEKSVSSAPNAEISNQLQRNQTEQDNWFSPGFIDARFRPTTISKDGDKFRLQNTVSLDNLQSDIRPRNSTMVSSSGSVRGSVPPSFAAPTTIRASATASTASLRPQSSNPLVRAPPPRRTAASFCSSRPWPEGMRNQGGLPSRHYMAPAVHIRSVVPVCSAPPSKKYPDPSREKRTEEQRGDISATCSNFSKLQL